One Pelodiscus sinensis isolate JC-2024 chromosome 25, ASM4963464v1, whole genome shotgun sequence DNA window includes the following coding sequences:
- the PDIK1L gene encoding serine/threonine-protein kinase PDIK1L, with product MVSSQPKYDLIREVGRGSYGVVYEALVRKTSARVAVKKIRCHAPENVELALREFWALSSIKSQHPNVIHLEECILQKDGMVQKMSHGSSSSLYLQLVETSLKGEIAFDPRSAYYLWFVMDFCDGGDMNEYLLSRKPSRKTNTSFMLQLSSALAFLHKNQIIHRDLKPDNILISQSRVDASDLEPTLKVADFGLSKVCSALGQNPEEPVNVNKCFLSTACGTDFYMAPEVWEGHYTAKADIFALGIIIWAMLERITFIDTETKKELLGSYVKQGTEIVPVGEALLENPKMELLIPVKKKSMNAHMKQLIKEMLAANPQDRPDAFELELRLVKIAFKDSNWDT from the exons ATGGTGAGTAGCCAGCCAAAGTACGATCTAATACGGGAGGTTGGACGTGGTAGTTACGGTGTGGTGTATGAAGCACTTGTCAGGAAGACCTCTGCACGGGTTGCAGTGAAAAAAATTCGGTGCCATGCTCCAGAGAATGTGGAACTAGCGTTACGTGAGTTCTGGGCACTTAGTAGTATCAAGAGCCAGCATCCAAATGTTATCCATCTGGAGGAGTGCATCTTGCAGAAAGATGGTATGGTACAGAAGATGTCACATGGTTCTAGTTCTTCCCTCTATTTACAG CTTGTAGAGACCTCATTAAAAGGAGAAATAGCCTTTGATCCCAGAAGCGCCTATTACCTTTGGTTTGTGATGGATTTCTGTGATGGAGGAGATATGAATGAATACCTGCTGTCCCGAAAGCCCAGTCGCAAGACCAACACTAGTTTCATGCTTCAACTCAGCAGTGCCCTGGCTTTCCTTCACAAAAATCAGATTATTCATCGTGATCTCAAACCTGACAACATTCTGATCTCACAAAGCAGAGTGGATGCTAGTGACTTGGAACCCACTCTGAAAGTAGCTGATTTTGGGTTAAGTAAGGTATGTTCAGCTTTGGGACAAAACCCTGAAGAGCCTGTCAATGTAAATAAATGTTTCCTTTCAACAGCTTGTGGGACTGACTTCTACATGGCACCTGAAGTCTGGGAAGGCCATTACACTGCAAAAGCAGACATTTTTGCATTAGGGATTATAATCTGGGCAATGTTGGAAAGGATCACCTTCATAGACACTGAGACGAAGAAAGAACTTTTGGGGAGCTATGTGAAACAAGGCACAGAGATTGTGCCAGTTGGGGAGGCACTTCTAGAAAACCCCAAAATGGAACTTCTCATCCCTGTAAAGAAAAAATCGATGAATGCCCATATGAAGCAGCTGATTAAGGAGATGCTGGCTGCCAACCCACAAGACCGTCCTGATGCTTTTGAACTAGAACTCAGATTAGTCAAAATTGCCTTTAAAGACAGCAACTGGGACACGTGA